The genomic stretch GATCCGGAGTTGTTCATCCGAGGGTGGAGGAAGCTGGCTTATTCACTTAACCCCACCGAGTTCACAagccacagcagcagcagcaagaatAATTGGTTTCATAAAAGGCTTCTTGGGATTTGGACCCCAACAGCAACAGATGATGATCTTCAGCTTGACGACTTTTGGAAACTAGCCAAAGATCGTCTCCCACATGGGACTGAGAGAGCCCTTCTCCAAGCAGGGAAGCTTCCTTCTGCTCGGGGAGCCATGAAGCGCATGCTCCTTTCAATGATCCATGGATACTACCTCAAGGCGCTGGCCATTCTGCCTAAGCACGAGCTTACTCAACGCTATCACCCAAGCTTGCTCATCGGCGGCCACTGCTATGGCCCGCTGGACCCTGTCTCtaacatcatcgtcaacaccatcTGGTATGAGCAAAGCTTTCCCCCACCAATACAAGTACAGCCGCTAAACATGATCAGCACCAATTGCTTATGGCGCATTGCAGCACGTTCACTCTATGGCCTTGTGTCCTTCCTTTGCAACCGCAAGAAAGACCTCACGCCTGACCAGGCCTTGCAGTACCTGCTGGACGCACGGGCCAATTTGACTGTCGCTGATCCTCAACATCTAAGGGACAACCATGATGATGGCAACAAAACTGGAGGATGCAGGGGAACCACTGTCCTTGAAGCATATTTTGCCGCGGCCCAATCAGCGAAACACCCCAGGGCAAACTTGCAGGCAGAGTTTCTTGGAGCACCAGAATCTGTGCGCAATCTTCTCTCTTTCTCAGAGACGTTGTTGTCGTCTGTGCGTGATGGTTGCACACTCACAAAAGAAAGTTTTGATTGCCTCCTCACGCTCTTCTCCTCTGTTGGCATGGCATACCCACAACATGAGGGGCATCATCCTGAGAAGCTAAGCCAGGAGATCTATCTCCGGACCTGTTCAGCCAAAAATAGTTTCTGGCTCAAGCACGAGCGAGTCAGAAGCAAGGTGGAAGCTGCACTTCACAAGTTCAACGAGACCACGGTTGTTAATTTCTTCAATCACTCGCGCACTTTTACTTGCTATATAGATTTTGTTGTAATTTGTAAAGTATCTAACACTCATTCTCCTCGTGGTTAAAGGTACACAAGTACAACCTTCATGTTATCTGTGGTGTTAATGAGTTTGTTAAGAGAGAGTTCAGCTTGGACCCGGAAGTTCGAGCCTACAATCCTTGGACCCCTTACAAATACCATTACTCCCACATCAATTTCTTGGCGACTTGTGAAGGCTCTCTTGCCCCGAAGCTCTTCTTTGCGGAATGTAGTAATCATGGCACCAGCACTTCTTGGTGTGCCCCTGTCCTGCTGCATCCAGATGCTGGCATCTCTCTAGAGGGTAGGCCAGATGTTGGTATGCGTCCTGAGGCTGGTATGTTGTAGTCCTTAAACCTCGTGTTGATATTTCACGTCAAGTAGATCTGGAAGATAAGAATGAAGACATCAATTCCTGCTCATATAAATACTCATTTCAGTCAGAGTTGACTGctgtttgttttttttgttttttttgtttttttttgttgttgttgttgagagGCTAATTAAAGTTAAAAGGCCAAGAAAAATCTGACATTTTGAGACCTTAAAGCAATCACTTGTCCACTGGTACCTCTAGTAATTAGTGTATGCTTTGAAGTTAGTATATGCTTGCATTTGTAGCTACACTCCAGCATAGAGGTAGCATCAAGTCAGTAGGAGGTGCATGGTCACTACTATTCTGATATAATAATAACCTTGGTTTGTGGAGTGATTGAGTGAACTCCAAAACATGGCTTAAAATTAAAGTGTCTGGAGAGAGTATATTTTAGTGGTACAAGTATTATGTAGATCAAGCATGCTTAAGAATTCTTGCATTGAATTTATCTCCTGTTCAAGTGTTATGGATGCTATGTTAGTTGGTAGCAACACTAAATTGCAAGAATCTGAAAAGAACTTGGCCATCTGTTGAAGCATTGGACAAGACAAGCAGGTTTTGTAGGGAATATATAATAGCTCATCTTAAAGTTCAATCTATCAGTAGGAAATTAGTTTGTGAATtcgatgattatctttgctagCTTTTGGTACAGTAGCATATATATCTTAACTTGTGTATGGATGACTGGCTGAATGTTAGACAAATAATAATCTATATATAAGAGAAAGTAGTCTAGCTAGCATTATATATATTTAGGCTATTGGTTTGGAATAACTTGCTATTTTTGTTATATATACCCCCTCATCGTAATCAATGGTTCGCGTACTTGTTTATGTTTCGGTATCAATATGCTATGCTAATTTCTGCAGCCACTTATTAGTGTTTTTTGTATGTAGCTCGCTGCATTTACTGTGAGCATGAAAATGGTAGGATTTGCCATCCAATCAGAGAGAAGTTTCATGGGCGTGATGATTTTGAGATTGCTGGAGACTATTACTCCAACAACAAGCTGCTGCTTGATCATGGTTACAAGGTAGATTGGGTCCATggtgttgcagatgatgctatCTACTCCAATTTCTGTGCTAGTGATGATGGCCATCGAGGATTAGCGTTAATTGAGGACTAGGTGTCTTGGCTTTTGTGGGGGTGGCACATTGTATGGTTATGTATGGTCTGTATCCTAAATGGTGGCCAGCGTCGGCAAATGAAT from Sorghum bicolor cultivar BTx623 chromosome 3, Sorghum_bicolor_NCBIv3, whole genome shotgun sequence encodes the following:
- the LOC8074120 gene encoding uncharacterized protein LOC8074120; translation: MADLRVCGSSDLEDNFCRYKRKDEVELLLSKICARAKQQLDLDMGSNANAASCSCLGLLDPVTNIRFNRLLASYLALPPADGGQGADEEEDMMAQRSLHGLIAFLTRLFPYLPDAEALAYIDAAAAGPLVAALLIINRRQLTIDSFITASSVEIALRSAAVAAKHPDPELFIRGWRKLAYSLNPTEFTSHSSSSKNNWFHKRLLGIWTPTATDDDLQLDDFWKLAKDRLPHGTERALLQAGKLPSARGAMKRMLLSMIHGYYLKALAILPKHELTQRYHPSLLIGGHCYGPLDPVSNIIVNTIWYEQSFPPPIQVQPLNMISTNCLWRIAARSLYGLVSFLCNRKKDLTPDQALQYLLDARANLTVADPQHLRDNHDDGNKTGGCRGTTVLEAYFAAAQSAKHPRANLQAEFLGAPESVRNLLSFSETLLSSVRDGCTLTKESFDCLLTLFSSVGMAYPQHEGHHPEKLSQEIYLRTCSAKNSFWLKHERVRSKVEAALHKFNETTVHKYNLHVICGVNEFVKREFSLDPEVRAYNPWTPYKYHYSHINFLATCEGSLAPKLFFAECSNHGTSTSWCAPVLLHPDAGISLEGRPDVGMRPEAARCIYCEHENGRICHPIREKFHGRDDFEIAGDYYSNNKLLLDHGYKVDWVHGVADDAIYSNFCASDDGHRGLALIED